The sequence ATCCTGGGCCTGTGGCGGGCGGCGTACGCGTGGCTGGCCGGCCGCCTCGGATGGGTGCGGACGGCCGGGACGTCCTCCTCGGCCGGAGATGGGTAAGCGAAACGGAGTTCGACCGGCGTCTTCATCCAGGTGAGCGCCGGCGGGCGCGTTGTCCGGCTGGCCGATTTTACGTTAGACTAAAGATGCTGACCGAGCGGTCATTCACGCCTGAGCGTTCGGTGTTGTGCGGGAAAGGCGGTGGCTCGGGCAGTGACGAAAACCACTCTCCTTCAGGCTCCGGTCCCCGCCGCGCCTCTCTTGCGCCTGGCCTGGCGCAACCTGTGGCGCCACCGGCAGCGGACCATTCTCCTGCTCCTGGTCGTCGCGTACGCCACGTTTCTCACCATTGCCTACTGGAGCTTCGTGGACGGCTACAGCGAATCCGTGGTCGAATCGTACGGCCGTTACATCTCGGCTCCCGTGCGCGTCGCCGCCGACGCCTGGTACGAAGACCCCGATCCCGAAAACCACCTGGCCGACTTGGCGTTCGTGCAGGCGCTGGCCGGCGTCCCGGGCGTCCGGGCCGCTTCGCCGCGGCTTCATTTTCCCGCGCTTTTGCAATCCGCCTACGTAACCCAAGGAGCCGAAGTGGTGGGCGTCGATCCGGCCGGCGAGCTGGCGCTGAGCCGGATCCCGAGCAAGATGGCCGAGGGGCGATGGCTTGAGGGCCCGGGCGAGGTGGTGCTGGGCGCGGACGTCGCGCGCCGCATCGACGCCCGGGTCGGCGAAACCGTGGTGGTCAGCGCGAGTTCGCTGGCTGGGCCGCAGGCCATGGGCCTGCGCGTCGTCGGCATCGCCCGCACGGGCGTCGCGGCGGTGGACCAGACGGCGGTCATCGTGCACCTGGAAGACGCGCGCCGCTTGACCGGCGTGCCGACCGCGACGGTCGTCGACCTGGACGTCGCGCGAGGAGCGGAGGCCGCGGTGGCCGCGCGCGTCCAAGCGCGGCTGCCGGCAGGCGTGGTCGCCCGGGGCGTGTGGGACCTGGTGGGCCCCATTAAGACCGACGTCGAAGCCAACCGGATTTTCGCCCACGTGCTGGCGGTGGTCGTTTACGCCTTCGCCGCCCTGGCCGTCTCCAGCACGGTATTTGTGAGCGTGGTGGAACGGACCCGGGAGCTGGGGATTATGGGCGCGCTGGGTGTGACGCCGCGCCGGCTGGGACGGCTGGTGACGCTGGAGGCGCTGCTGACGTGCGCGCTGGGCTGGCTGGCGGGGCTGGCGCTGGGCTACGGCGTCGCCTGGCTGCTGGCCAACTACAACATCCTGGGCCCGATGTTCGCCGCGATCAGCGCCGGCCTGCCGACGGCGGGCTTGAGCGAGGAAGTGTACGGCGCCGTGCGCGCGGCCTACGTGGGATATTCGGGCATGGTCATCGCCGCGGCGGTCGTCTTCAGCGCTTTGGTGCCGGGGCGGCGGGCGAGCCGCCTCGATCCGGCGACGGCCATGCGGACCGAATGACGCGGCGCGTACGGCAGTGGTTGTGCAGCGGGAAGGGGATGAGGTAGCCGTGGAACGGCGGCGCGGAATGGTGTTGGCCTTGGCGGCCGTAATGGCTCTGGCCGCGGTCTTCGTGGCGGCCGCCGAAGGCGCGGGTGAGCCTGGTCCGGCGGAGCCGAGGCCGGAGAAGCCGGGAATGGAGCCGACCGCCGTCTTGGCGGCGGTGGTGGACAACTTGCGCGGCGGGCCGCTGCTGGGCACTTACACGTTCGTCGTCCAGCGGCCGGGACGGGTGACGGAATACGTGATGGAAATCGTGTCGGACGGCGACGAGCGCGGCCTCATCCGTATCGTGGCGCCGCCCCGGGAAGCGGGCCAGGCGTTCCTCATGGACGGCGACGATCTGTGGCTGTACAATCCCCGCCTGGGCCGGTCGCTGCGGCTTCCGCCCAGCGGCCGCAGCGGCGCGTTCCTCGGTTCCGACGTCAGCTACAACGATCTCGTCGGCCGGGACCTCGAGAAGGACTACGTCGCCGCTTTCGCCTCCCGGGATACCGAGAGCGGGGACGAAGGCCTCCTCGTGCTGGAGCTGACCCCGCGCCCGGGCGCCCCCACGCCGTACGGGCGCGTGCGGCTGGGCGTCGACGAGGCGACCTTGACGCCCCGCTGGGCCGACTACTACGACCAGCGCGGCCAAGTCGTCAAGCGCGTGGTCTTGTCCGATTACCTCACCGCCGGGGGCCGGTTCGTGCCGCGGCACATGCTGGTGGAGGACCGGACCCGGGAAGGCTACCGAACCGTGGTGCGCCTCACGGAGGTTCAGTTGGACGCCGCCGTGCCGGAAGCGTGCTTTACCTTGCAGGCCCTGGAGAGAGGGTGCCGGTGAATGTGGGCACTGGCCTGGCGCAACGTCTGGCGGCATAGGACACGGAGTCTCCTGGCGGCCGGCGCGGTGGCGGCGGTCGTGGTTTTCACCATCCTGTTTTTCGGTTTCGTGACAGCCACGTTGAACGGCATGTTCGAATTGCTCACGACCGACCTGGGCCACCTGCAGGTCATCAGCGCCCGCGGCAAAGACACGCAAGAGTTCGACGCCCGCCTGATCCGGGACGCGGACGCGGTGGAGGCGGCGCTACGGCGGCAGCTCCCGGACGCACGCCTGCGCCGGGTTCTGGAAGTGCCTGCCCTGATCAGCGGCGAAACGCGTTCCCGCGGTGCGCTCATCATCGGGCTGGACCAAGACGACCTGCTGAACCAGCGGTTTGTGGAAAAACACCTCGCGGCCGGGCGCCTGCCGGCGCGGGGCAGCTGGGACGAGATCGCGCTGGGCGAGGCGCTGGCCAACGCCCTGCAGGTGAAACTGGGCGATCCCGTCTACGTTTTCGCGCCGGGCACGGAGGGCTGGGGCGCCGCCGCGTACACTCTCGTCGGACTGCTGGACTTTCCGCAGACGTCCCTTGAGATGCAGGCGGCTTACCTGTCTTTGGAGGGAGCTCGCGAACTGGCCGCTCCGGGCGCTGTGACCCGCTTCGAGGTGCATCTTTCGGGCGAGCAGAGCCCGCCGACCGAAGCCCTCATCAACGAAGCCAAATCCCGGCTGGCGGCGGCGCTGGGGCCGGAAGTGCTGGTTGAAACGTGGCGAGAAGCCGCGCCCGACATGGCCGTCTTGTTGGACCTGATGGAACCCACCATGACCGTTTTCTCCTGCTTGATTTTCGTCCTGGCCGGCTTGCTGGTCGTCAACACCATTTACTTGAGCCTGGTCGAGCGTATCCGCGAGTTCGGCGTCATCATCGCCCTCGGCGCTGACCGCTGGAGGGTGATGCGCATGGTGTTCGCGGAGAGCTTGGTGCTGGTGCTGACGGGGGCCGCGGTGGGGCTTGCGGTGGGCGGGCTGCTCATCGCCGCGTGGTCCGACGGCGTGCGCTTTCCGGGGCTGGACGAAGTGCTGGCCGAGTACGGGATGCCGCTGGTGTTCTACCCCGCGGTGACGCCCGCACAGGTGGCCGTCACGGTGACGCTGACGCTGGTTACGGCGCTGGCGGCCGCCCTCTGGCCGGCCTGGGTGGCGGGACGCCTGCAACCCGTTGAAGCCATGCGCCACGTGGCGTAGGCAGGGAAGGTGAAGGGTCCGTGAAACCGATTTTGCGCGCCGTGAGGCTGACGAAAGTGTACGAGAGCGAAGGCGTGCGCACCCCGGCGCTGCAGGGCGTTGACCTGGAAGTGATGCCCGGGGAGTTCACCGCGATTGCAGGCCCCAGCGGCTCGGGCAAGAGCACGCTCCTGCATCTGCTCGGCTGCCTGGACAAGCCTACGGCGGGAGAAACATGGCTGGGCGAGCGGCGCACCGATCAGCTTGACCCTATCTCCCGGGCCCACTTGCGCCTGCGGGAGATCGGCTTCGTCTTTCAGTCGTACAACCTCATCCCCGTGCTGACGGTACTAGAAAATGCGGCGTTCGTGCTGGAGCTGCAAGGCGTGCCCAAGAAGGTGCGGCTGCAGAAGGCCATGGCCGCGCTGGAGGCGCTGGGCATCGCGGACTTGGCCCATCGCCGCCCGAACCAGCTCTCCGGCGGGCAGCAGCAGCGGGTAGCGGTGGCCCGGGCGCTGGCGGCGGAGCCGCGGGTGGTACTGGCTGACGAGCCCACGGCCAACCTGGACTCGAAAACGGGCTTGGCCCTCATCGAGCTCATGAAAAAGCTGAACGCCGAGCGGGGCATTACGTTCCTGTTTTCGACCCACGACCCGCGGCTGTTGGAGCACGTCAAGCGAATCGTGCGACTCGAAGACGGCCGGATCGTGGCTGACGAGCGGGTGGGAGCGGCATGATCCGGCGGACGAATTCTCGTTTGCCACGACGTCGGTGGACTTGTAACATGCCTCGGCGACGTCGCTTGGCTTTCCGGGTCGCCGCTCTCCCCGCCGGGTTGTTGCTGGGGCTACTGCTAGGGCTTCTTTTGTCCGCCGCGGCGGCCGCCGGGCCAGGGGGTTCTGCGCCGGCGGCGGGCCGCGTCGAGGCGGTCTTGACGGGCGAATGGTCGGGCACGCTCGCGCACCAGGAGGCGGCCGGCGTTTCCCGGACGCTGGGCGTCCTAGCGGGCCGCCTGACCTTTGAGCTGTACCCGGCGGTGGCGCCCTGGCGAGCCGTGGCGACGGTCGAACCTCGAGTGGTGGCAGACTTGGGCAGCACCGGCCAAGGGACTACCCTCTCCGTGGCCGGGACCGAACTGGCCGCGACCGACTTGGTTGTGACCGAAGCGTACGCCGCGTTTCGATTTCCCGCCGCCGACTTGTGGGTAGGCCGATTCCCGCTGCCGCTGGAGACGGCGCGCTTGACTCTTCCGTTCACGATGACGCCTTACGACGAAGCCGGGCGCCGGCCGGGGAGCGACGGCGTGCGCGCCGACGTGTACTTTCCTTCCGGGCGGCTGCATTTGGCGGCGGTGCGTCAAAGGGACAGGTGGACCCCGCTCATCGGCTGGCGTCAGCAGCTGGCCGGCTGGGAGGCGACGGCCTACGTGCTCTCGAGGGGGGAGGGCCTCGCTGTCGGCGCGGGTGCCAGCGGGCTGGTGGGATCGACGGTCGTCTACGGCGAGGCGTGGCGCTTGCCGGGCGAGGACGGCCTGCGGGGCACCGTGGGCGCCACCTGGTATTGGCGCGAAATGCTATGGACCGCCGAGCTGGCGCGGGCCGGCTTCCCGTCAGCAGGCGCGCCTGGTTCAGGGGCGACTCCAATGCTCCAAGCGGCCTTCCAACTGGCCTACGCACCGCGGCCCGGGTGGACGGTGACAGGCCATGCCGCCGTAGTCCTGGAGCCGAACCCGCCGGGCGCCGGCGGTGCGAAGAGCAGCCTGGAACGGCCGCACCGTCTGGGCGGATCGGTCACCTACGAACTCGTCCCGGGGAGGGCGGAACTCGAGTTGTCAGCAAGCCGCTGGGTGTGGCCG is a genomic window of Bacillota bacterium containing:
- a CDS encoding ABC transporter permease, with the protein product MTKTTLLQAPVPAAPLLRLAWRNLWRHRQRTILLLLVVAYATFLTIAYWSFVDGYSESVVESYGRYISAPVRVAADAWYEDPDPENHLADLAFVQALAGVPGVRAASPRLHFPALLQSAYVTQGAEVVGVDPAGELALSRIPSKMAEGRWLEGPGEVVLGADVARRIDARVGETVVVSASSLAGPQAMGLRVVGIARTGVAAVDQTAVIVHLEDARRLTGVPTATVVDLDVARGAEAAVAARVQARLPAGVVARGVWDLVGPIKTDVEANRIFAHVLAVVVYAFAALAVSSTVFVSVVERTRELGIMGALGVTPRRLGRLVTLEALLTCALGWLAGLALGYGVAWLLANYNILGPMFAAISAGLPTAGLSEEVYGAVRAAYVGYSGMVIAAAVVFSALVPGRRASRLDPATAMRTE
- a CDS encoding outer membrane lipoprotein-sorting protein, with product MVLALAAVMALAAVFVAAAEGAGEPGPAEPRPEKPGMEPTAVLAAVVDNLRGGPLLGTYTFVVQRPGRVTEYVMEIVSDGDERGLIRIVAPPREAGQAFLMDGDDLWLYNPRLGRSLRLPPSGRSGAFLGSDVSYNDLVGRDLEKDYVAAFASRDTESGDEGLLVLELTPRPGAPTPYGRVRLGVDEATLTPRWADYYDQRGQVVKRVVLSDYLTAGGRFVPRHMLVEDRTREGYRTVVRLTEVQLDAAVPEACFTLQALERGCR
- a CDS encoding ABC transporter permease, which produces MWALAWRNVWRHRTRSLLAAGAVAAVVVFTILFFGFVTATLNGMFELLTTDLGHLQVISARGKDTQEFDARLIRDADAVEAALRRQLPDARLRRVLEVPALISGETRSRGALIIGLDQDDLLNQRFVEKHLAAGRLPARGSWDEIALGEALANALQVKLGDPVYVFAPGTEGWGAAAYTLVGLLDFPQTSLEMQAAYLSLEGARELAAPGAVTRFEVHLSGEQSPPTEALINEAKSRLAAALGPEVLVETWREAAPDMAVLLDLMEPTMTVFSCLIFVLAGLLVVNTIYLSLVERIREFGVIIALGADRWRVMRMVFAESLVLVLTGAAVGLAVGGLLIAAWSDGVRFPGLDEVLAEYGMPLVFYPAVTPAQVAVTVTLTLVTALAAALWPAWVAGRLQPVEAMRHVA
- a CDS encoding macrolide ABC transporter ATP-binding protein, which encodes MKPILRAVRLTKVYESEGVRTPALQGVDLEVMPGEFTAIAGPSGSGKSTLLHLLGCLDKPTAGETWLGERRTDQLDPISRAHLRLREIGFVFQSYNLIPVLTVLENAAFVLELQGVPKKVRLQKAMAALEALGIADLAHRRPNQLSGGQQQRVAVARALAAEPRVVLADEPTANLDSKTGLALIELMKKLNAERGITFLFSTHDPRLLEHVKRIVRLEDGRIVADERVGAA